A genome region from Leifsonia sp. Root112D2 includes the following:
- a CDS encoding Z1 domain-containing protein, with the protein MTNSVDAVISETARESLISIRDSGPEPLVELVQFKLRRAEIHVTEAAIVDAVTVSDLSDETRRAMHMALASWDALAKPAWAADTAEWSANRRQRAYELLELDDAARQRLDKEFPSASRMDTMIVDPENWIPWYDEKRRSSHDFYWRAYRRVLEGKGWDADAIATLDRSTAEIVGRLADPSAEVGYQTKGLVVGYVQSGKTANFTGIVAKAIDTGYRLVIVLTGTIELLRAQTQRRLDMELVGEENILDGADRTDDDSIRDIDYIGTQDADWHGDKFLKHGIDVHSMPGVPAIKRLTTAGKDYRKLRLGKDALDFRRTGELRNPAKPVFDPENIHAVDARIAVMKKNTTALRNLLHDLRNIRADGREIPVLIIDDEADQASVNTVNPRSKAAAAAESKKRSAINALIRDLLTVMPRAQYVGYTATPFANVFISPDDSEDVFPKDFLVSLKPSDKYMGGPEFHDLWGIDADDKGNPGRSNEAAFVRDLRADGEHDPAAERAEILEAIDAFVLSGAIKKWRESNDKRFSYRHHTMLVHESVRTSEHSELAATFRSVWAQGAYSSPAAFGRLRQLYSDDFLRVHRSRSKWDELPIPNLFDQLKSFIGATVDAITVDNDPVVVVNGTKDSDYSAMDFLTRPYWRIMIGGAKLSRGFTVEGLTVSYYRRRTAAADTLMQMGRWFGYRAGYSDLVRLYIGRQVLDGKKKSYDLYDAFTSIIEDEEEFREQLSKFSELTEDGKPVVRPIHVPPMVFQQLPWLRPTGSNKMYNAVLKYEGEGGIVKDFNAHDYRGDGTRNTKHFAAVAGWLEGLSAPEHFKGVNGTSFEARTVLLPTEYVVAALSQFELLSRDQLLPTIRMIEKAEREGSLKDWVVVVPELDESYRRDVEGTTVSLIERQRRPDRPGYSGSERRHRATLEVIAQNAHNSIDAGDAARRLSSATRGALLLTFAFDPAVLPEEKSDDGKGRADSGRVKRGAWPTPVTSADVATLISLAVPYLSAPRGRIGFGVRREDLSNQAIIDTGH; encoded by the coding sequence GTGACCAATTCCGTAGATGCGGTGATTTCGGAAACCGCCCGTGAATCCTTAATCAGTATCCGCGATTCTGGGCCCGAACCGCTGGTCGAGCTGGTCCAGTTCAAACTTCGGCGAGCCGAAATCCACGTAACCGAAGCCGCGATCGTCGACGCAGTTACGGTTTCGGATCTCTCAGACGAAACACGTCGTGCAATGCACATGGCGCTCGCGTCTTGGGATGCGCTTGCAAAGCCGGCGTGGGCCGCTGACACCGCCGAATGGAGTGCGAACCGACGCCAACGTGCCTATGAGTTACTGGAGCTTGACGACGCAGCGCGACAGCGGCTGGACAAAGAGTTCCCGAGCGCGTCGCGCATGGACACGATGATCGTCGATCCGGAGAACTGGATCCCGTGGTACGACGAGAAACGTCGGAGCTCCCACGACTTCTACTGGCGTGCATACCGGCGTGTGCTGGAGGGTAAGGGATGGGATGCCGATGCCATCGCGACCCTGGATCGCTCGACGGCGGAGATCGTCGGCAGGCTAGCCGACCCCAGCGCTGAAGTGGGCTACCAGACAAAAGGTCTCGTAGTCGGATATGTCCAAAGTGGTAAGACGGCTAATTTCACCGGCATCGTGGCGAAGGCGATAGACACCGGATACCGGCTGGTGATCGTGCTCACCGGCACGATTGAGCTACTTCGAGCACAGACACAACGTCGCCTCGACATGGAACTAGTCGGCGAGGAGAACATCCTCGACGGCGCCGACCGCACAGACGACGATTCCATCCGTGACATCGACTACATCGGCACGCAAGACGCAGACTGGCACGGAGACAAATTCCTAAAGCACGGCATTGACGTACACTCGATGCCTGGTGTGCCAGCGATCAAGCGGTTGACGACAGCTGGCAAAGATTATCGCAAATTGCGTCTCGGCAAAGATGCGCTCGACTTCCGGCGTACCGGCGAACTCCGCAACCCGGCCAAGCCGGTGTTCGACCCGGAGAACATCCACGCCGTGGACGCTCGTATCGCGGTCATGAAAAAGAATACAACTGCTCTGAGGAACCTCCTCCACGATCTTCGAAACATCCGGGCGGACGGTCGCGAAATCCCTGTTCTGATCATTGACGACGAGGCCGACCAAGCTTCGGTGAACACGGTGAATCCTCGTTCCAAGGCCGCAGCAGCCGCAGAATCGAAGAAGCGCAGCGCGATCAATGCACTTATCCGGGACCTCCTCACAGTGATGCCGCGCGCCCAATACGTGGGATATACGGCGACACCGTTCGCGAACGTATTCATTTCGCCGGACGACTCGGAAGACGTCTTTCCGAAGGACTTTCTCGTTAGCCTCAAACCTTCGGACAAATACATGGGAGGCCCGGAATTCCATGATCTGTGGGGTATCGACGCCGACGACAAGGGCAATCCGGGGCGATCGAACGAGGCCGCTTTCGTCCGGGACCTTCGCGCTGACGGCGAGCACGATCCAGCGGCCGAACGTGCCGAGATCCTCGAGGCGATCGACGCGTTCGTACTCAGCGGTGCAATCAAGAAGTGGCGGGAATCAAACGACAAGCGCTTCTCGTACCGGCATCACACGATGCTTGTGCACGAGTCGGTGCGCACATCGGAGCATTCGGAACTCGCCGCCACATTCCGTTCGGTCTGGGCACAGGGAGCGTATTCGAGCCCTGCCGCATTCGGGCGGCTCCGGCAATTGTATTCCGATGACTTTCTGCGCGTGCACCGTTCGCGGTCGAAGTGGGATGAGCTGCCGATTCCTAACCTGTTCGATCAGCTCAAATCTTTCATCGGTGCGACAGTTGACGCAATTACCGTTGACAATGATCCGGTTGTAGTGGTTAACGGCACGAAGGACAGCGATTACAGCGCAATGGACTTCCTGACTCGGCCATACTGGCGGATCATGATCGGCGGCGCCAAATTAAGTCGAGGCTTCACCGTCGAAGGGCTGACGGTCTCGTACTATCGCCGTCGCACAGCTGCGGCCGACACGCTTATGCAGATGGGGCGGTGGTTCGGGTACCGGGCCGGGTACAGCGACCTCGTACGCTTGTACATCGGCCGCCAGGTCCTCGACGGCAAGAAGAAATCGTATGACCTCTACGACGCGTTCACCTCAATCATCGAAGACGAGGAAGAGTTCCGCGAACAGCTGAGCAAGTTCTCCGAGCTCACCGAGGACGGCAAGCCTGTTGTGCGGCCGATCCACGTGCCGCCGATGGTCTTCCAGCAGTTGCCGTGGCTCAGACCGACCGGCTCGAACAAAATGTACAACGCTGTGCTCAAATACGAGGGCGAAGGCGGCATTGTCAAAGACTTCAATGCCCACGACTATCGCGGCGACGGCACCCGCAATACGAAGCACTTCGCTGCCGTGGCCGGATGGCTCGAAGGGCTATCTGCGCCGGAGCATTTCAAGGGCGTGAACGGTACCTCGTTCGAGGCGCGCACTGTGCTGTTGCCGACTGAATATGTTGTCGCTGCGCTGAGTCAGTTCGAATTGCTCTCGCGTGATCAGCTGCTCCCGACAATCAGAATGATCGAGAAGGCAGAGCGGGAAGGATCGCTGAAGGATTGGGTTGTCGTCGTCCCTGAACTTGACGAGTCATATCGCAGGGACGTCGAAGGCACCACTGTGTCGCTCATCGAACGCCAACGCAGGCCAGATCGGCCCGGATACTCTGGCAGCGAGCGTCGACACCGAGCAACGCTCGAAGTGATTGCTCAGAATGCGCACAATTCGATAGACGCTGGAGACGCTGCAAGACGACTTAGCAGTGCGACCCGCGGCGCTCTCTTGCTCACATTCGCGTTTGACCCGGCTGTCTTACCTGAGGAGAAGAGTGATGACGGCAAGGGGCGGGCAGACTCCGGACGTGTTAAGCGGGGTGCGTGGCCCACACCGGTCACAAGTGCCGACGTCGCCACACTCATATCGCTGGCCGTGCCATACCTCTCCGCACCGCGGGGACGGATCGGCTTCGGCGTGCGCCGAGAAGACCTATCGAATCAGGCGATCATCGACACCGGACACTGA
- a CDS encoding very short patch repair endonuclease yields the protein MGESWASSDATRRSMRSNRGSNTQPELAVRRLLHASGLRFRVNCRPIPDLRRTADIVFTRAKVAVFIDGCFWHGCPDHYQRPASHRDYWDLKVVQNRERDAETDTRLTTAGWRVIRHWEHEDPRAVADEVEACWRLAVHGGSKAG from the coding sequence ATGGGTGAATCTTGGGCGTCGTCCGATGCGACGCGCCGATCGATGCGGTCCAACCGCGGCAGTAATACTCAGCCGGAACTCGCCGTGCGGCGGCTACTTCATGCATCCGGCCTCCGATTCAGAGTGAACTGCCGGCCAATACCTGACCTGCGTCGCACAGCCGACATCGTCTTCACCCGGGCCAAGGTCGCGGTCTTCATTGACGGCTGCTTTTGGCATGGTTGCCCTGATCACTATCAGCGCCCAGCTTCCCACCGCGACTACTGGGATCTGAAGGTTGTACAGAACCGTGAGCGCGACGCCGAGACCGACACTCGGCTCACCACCGCCGGCTGGCGAGTAATCCGCCATTGGGAACATGAGGATCCCCGCGCAGTTGCCGATGAAGTCGAGGCCTGCTGGCGGTTG
- a CDS encoding PD-(D/E)XK motif protein, producing MAEIENPQHLDPAAVEDYFRLGVRAAFTMNEEPPVRLTIDPGRDQLQVLTPVRGSEPEVTAYERLELNRVTPDGDSTEWYELVVDASDMHYEAYVLLESVVDQLRSGASFRHAVSESVETLKELLVGRKRLTEEKVAGLIGELLVLDRIIDHDGEDAAIAAWLGPLAEEHDFGLPGYDAEVKTTKSEARVHVIGSETQLEPVPGRDLYLISVQITRAGTAIASFTLPELVASISVKLRRTLRAFDAALDGIGWRDADADLYGTRFQLRSEPRAYLVDDGFPAITSSRLDEVVPQRPLVVGVSYRVDVTHLIHAAIPSPLDEFCEEPK from the coding sequence ATGGCTGAGATCGAGAACCCTCAACACCTGGACCCCGCGGCGGTCGAGGATTACTTTCGATTGGGCGTGCGCGCGGCCTTCACAATGAATGAGGAACCCCCAGTTCGCCTGACCATAGACCCAGGCAGGGATCAGCTACAGGTGCTGACCCCAGTGCGCGGAAGCGAGCCAGAGGTGACCGCATACGAACGACTTGAGCTGAATCGGGTCACTCCGGATGGCGATTCGACGGAATGGTACGAGCTTGTCGTCGACGCATCCGATATGCACTACGAGGCGTACGTTCTCTTGGAATCGGTGGTGGACCAGCTTCGGTCCGGCGCTTCGTTCCGTCATGCGGTTTCCGAGTCAGTTGAGACGCTGAAGGAGCTTCTCGTCGGCCGCAAGCGGCTGACTGAAGAGAAGGTCGCCGGGCTCATCGGAGAACTCCTCGTACTCGACCGCATTATCGATCACGACGGGGAAGACGCGGCGATAGCAGCCTGGCTGGGGCCGCTCGCTGAGGAGCACGACTTCGGGCTGCCCGGTTACGATGCCGAAGTTAAGACGACGAAGTCCGAAGCCCGCGTGCATGTCATCGGATCCGAGACGCAGCTGGAGCCGGTTCCCGGAAGGGACCTGTATCTGATATCCGTTCAGATCACCCGCGCCGGGACGGCGATTGCCAGCTTCACTCTGCCGGAACTCGTCGCGTCGATAAGCGTAAAGCTGCGACGAACACTGCGAGCCTTCGACGCGGCACTCGACGGTATCGGTTGGCGTGACGCGGATGCAGATCTCTATGGGACTCGCTTCCAGCTGCGATCCGAACCACGGGCGTACCTCGTCGACGACGGGTTCCCTGCAATCACATCGTCAAGGCTTGACGAGGTAGTGCCGCAGCGCCCGCTTGTCGTGGGCGTCTCGTACCGTGTTGATGTCACCCATTTGATCCACGCGGCGATCCCTTCACCGCTCGATGAATTCTGCGAGGAGCCCAAGTGA
- a CDS encoding TIGR02391 family protein, with amino-acid sequence MNDDDHLVLKFDPQTVDHLGAKMYSHLPNAIAELIANAYDADAEHVVVRIGDGEISIEDDGHGMSRSDVADKYLRIGRNRRHVMNTDSTEGGARRVSGKKGLGKLALFGIGGRVELITSRSGETNATVVVLEYDDMMSAEGEYKPVESQQSSNESKHGTTVRLGKLKRTSPVEPEALADSLSKLFNYTDQDFEVRVVTADDGEYAITAERRLASINLQFSWDLPEDLVEADTFAHAHEIAGRIVSSKSPLRHGLRGITLYVNGRLANEPEFFGASESSFAFSYLTGYLQVDFLDEIEPDVIATDRRAIDWETELTEQLRKWLQSLMTRLSQDWRRRRAELGRTTVEKSIGVSTEAWVSSIKSDEREHVRAIVEAVTSDEADIAVEQQGEILGLVKGLAPLHAEFVWRHLHAEIQRVTKPYYEGGDFYTAVIEAIKRYVNSVRAKHADLASIQEHAVLEAAFASVGKLDVFQKFMSLHGFSEDTSKNIQSGQKSLSIGVLAGFRNPLSHEEIDLLQSSGAFTYEDCLDALAIISHLMRRLDQAEVRSI; translated from the coding sequence TTGAACGACGACGATCACCTTGTGTTGAAGTTCGATCCTCAGACAGTCGATCACCTCGGCGCCAAAATGTACTCGCATCTGCCAAATGCAATTGCCGAACTGATAGCTAACGCATACGACGCCGACGCCGAACACGTTGTTGTCCGAATAGGCGACGGCGAGATAAGCATCGAGGATGACGGCCACGGCATGTCGCGGAGCGATGTCGCGGACAAATACCTGCGCATCGGCCGGAATCGCCGCCATGTGATGAACACCGACAGCACAGAAGGTGGTGCGCGGCGCGTATCCGGCAAGAAGGGCCTCGGGAAGCTCGCCCTGTTCGGAATCGGCGGGCGCGTCGAGCTGATCACGTCGCGTTCGGGTGAGACCAACGCAACGGTGGTCGTGCTCGAATACGACGACATGATGTCGGCCGAAGGCGAGTACAAACCTGTCGAATCACAGCAGTCCTCCAACGAGTCTAAACATGGCACCACGGTGCGGCTGGGCAAACTCAAACGCACGTCGCCTGTTGAACCTGAAGCCCTCGCAGACAGCCTGTCAAAGCTTTTTAATTATACGGACCAGGACTTTGAAGTGCGCGTTGTCACTGCGGATGATGGCGAGTACGCGATCACGGCCGAACGCCGGCTGGCCTCGATCAATCTTCAGTTCTCCTGGGATCTTCCTGAAGACCTCGTCGAGGCCGATACTTTCGCCCATGCGCACGAGATCGCAGGGCGGATTGTCTCTTCGAAATCTCCTCTGCGTCACGGCCTCCGCGGCATAACCCTCTATGTGAATGGGAGACTCGCAAACGAACCCGAGTTCTTTGGAGCCTCTGAGTCGAGCTTCGCGTTCTCATACCTCACCGGGTACCTGCAAGTGGATTTCCTTGACGAGATTGAGCCAGATGTCATTGCGACAGACAGGCGCGCGATTGATTGGGAGACTGAGCTCACCGAGCAGCTAAGAAAGTGGCTGCAATCGTTAATGACCCGGCTAAGTCAGGACTGGCGAAGACGGAGAGCAGAGCTAGGCCGAACGACTGTTGAGAAGTCGATCGGTGTCTCAACAGAGGCATGGGTCAGTTCTATCAAGAGCGACGAAAGGGAACACGTGAGGGCGATCGTCGAGGCGGTCACTTCGGACGAAGCCGACATTGCAGTTGAGCAGCAGGGTGAAATCCTGGGGCTCGTCAAAGGTCTGGCGCCATTACATGCCGAATTTGTCTGGCGGCATTTGCACGCCGAGATCCAGCGGGTCACAAAGCCTTATTACGAAGGTGGAGACTTCTACACTGCAGTGATAGAAGCGATAAAGAGGTATGTGAATAGCGTCCGGGCAAAACATGCAGACTTGGCATCGATACAAGAGCACGCGGTTTTGGAGGCAGCCTTTGCATCGGTGGGCAAATTGGATGTGTTCCAAAAATTCATGTCGTTACATGGTTTTTCCGAAGACACATCCAAGAACATCCAAAGCGGACAGAAAAGCCTTTCTATCGGGGTATTGGCGGGCTTCCGAAATCCTCTCAGTCATGAAGAGATCGACCTGTTGCAATCAAGCGGGGCGTTTACATACGAGGACTGCCTCGATGCATTGGCCATCATTTCGCACTTGATGCGGCGATTAGATCAGGCAGAAGTGCGCTCGATTTAG